One genomic segment of Erysipelotrichaceae bacterium 66202529 includes these proteins:
- a CDS encoding ferrous iron transport protein A yields the protein MTTLDNIKPGQGGIIRAVGGEGALRRRLLDMGLTPRTNIYVNKVAPMGDPMELNLRGYVLTLRLEDAAKIEVDTEAVK from the coding sequence ATGACAACATTGGATAACATAAAACCGGGGCAGGGTGGTATCATCCGTGCAGTCGGAGGAGAGGGAGCGCTTCGCAGACGTCTGCTGGATATGGGACTTACGCCGCGTACAAATATTTACGTAAATAAGGTTGCGCCTATGGGGGATCCCATGGAATTAAACCTGCGGGGCTATGTACTGACGCTGCGGCTGGAGGATGCTGCAAAAATTGAAGTGGATACGGAGGCTGTGAAATGA